One stretch of Alphaproteobacteria bacterium DNA includes these proteins:
- a CDS encoding alpha/beta fold hydrolase, with the protein MTMNLVMIPGLLCDARLWAHQTEHLADIAECMVADITGAESMDELADNVLAAAPDKFALAGLSMGGYVAHAIMRRAPGRVTRLALIDTSARSDTPEQRVRRGQLIDMSKYGKFRGVTDRLLPILVHEARLSETALTDEIKKMAEHVGSEGFTRQQHAIMGRRDSRPFLIEYGVPTLVMCGRQDALTPLEHAAEMAAGIPGSRLAVIEDCGHLSTMERPQAATALMRQWLTYD; encoded by the coding sequence ATGACCATGAACCTTGTGATGATTCCGGGGTTGCTGTGCGATGCACGGCTATGGGCGCATCAGACCGAGCATCTCGCCGATATCGCCGAATGTATGGTGGCCGATATCACGGGCGCGGAATCGATGGATGAACTGGCAGACAATGTGCTGGCCGCTGCGCCCGACAAATTCGCACTGGCAGGGCTTTCCATGGGCGGATACGTGGCCCACGCGATCATGCGCCGTGCGCCCGGGCGGGTGACCAGGCTGGCGCTGATCGATACCTCTGCACGGTCGGACACACCCGAACAACGGGTGCGCCGCGGACAGCTGATCGACATGAGCAAATACGGCAAGTTTCGCGGTGTGACCGACCGGCTCTTGCCGATCCTCGTCCACGAAGCCCGTTTGTCTGAAACCGCACTGACAGATGAAATTAAAAAAATGGCAGAACATGTTGGTTCGGAAGGATTTACCCGGCAACAACATGCCATTATGGGGCGCCGTGACAGCCGGCCTTTCCTCATCGAATACGGAGTTCCGACGCTGGTAATGTGCGGGCGTCAGGACGCACTCACGCCGCTCGAGCATGCGGCGGAAATGGCCGCCGGGATACCCGGTTCACGCCTCGCCGTGATCGAGGATTGCGGCCATCTTTCGACGATGGAAAGGCCCCAGGCGGCCACGGCGCTGATGCGCCAGTGGCTGACATATGACTAG